A single window of Dermacentor albipictus isolate Rhodes 1998 colony chromosome 1, USDA_Dalb.pri_finalv2, whole genome shotgun sequence DNA harbors:
- the LOC135903154 gene encoding uncharacterized protein: MIHAISRVTFITALLAAVSPALAACDAEEAVTGLQQCRNQIHQIEKHRFNASNADHIEQVCCVGDPFYHEYYFSQYLKELCLIVFDVFGIGDANPERPSSASKKRHRRYFCVVGCHEQEGLNPNIRFYHFPSRHHEAERRARWIAAVRRAGSATVQFEDCIREAVRLSGCHHEVDYLVTLMMTKTRELLSHMYSANCWYRCSPAAAASMPFAPAGLIAVALVVLWRT; encoded by the exons CACTACTTgcagcggtgtcgccagcgttaGCAGCCTGTGATGCAGAGGAGGCTGTCACTGGACTCCAACAGTGCAGGAACCAGATCCACCAGATAGAGAAACACAGATTTAATGCTTCCAACGCCGACCACATAGAACAAGTATGCTG tgttggggaCCCTTTCTACCACGAGTACTATTTCAGCCAATATTTAAAGGAGCTGTGTCTTATTGTTTTTGATGTTTTCG GAATCGGCGACGCtaatccggagagacctagctcagcctcgaaaaagcgtcaccgtcgttacttctgcgtcgtgggctgccatgaacaagaaggcctgaatcccaacatcagattctaccattttccttcaaggcatcacgaagcggagcgtcgggcgcgctggatagctgcagttcgtcgcgctgg CAGCGCCACGGTCCAGTTCGAAGACTGCATCCGCGAAGCAGTACGTCTTTCAGGCTGCCACCACGAAGTGGACTACCTTGTGACCCTGATGATGACTAAAACGCGAGAACTTTTAAGCCACATGTATAGTGCCAACTGCTGGTACCGCTGCAGCCCAGCCGCCGCTGCCAGTATGCCATTCGCCCCTGCCGGACTTATAGCAGTGGCGCTCGTGGTGCTGTGGAGGACATGA